The following are from one region of the Fundidesulfovibrio soli genome:
- a CDS encoding alpha/beta hydrolase, translating into MARPTKAGTPRPGAARLLWALACALLAAALPGCAKRPSARPESMPPAVLLPAAQAGITDGRARFREILTAVLAARGGPAQGEAPLWRLAGEGGPTGLPVNLELSRAGLTVVMVPGLMAECVADVAPLFGDALAGLEAQGYRTAAIRTEGRSGCERNAGIIRDALLALPEGTRAILLAHSKGVPDSLTALAAHPELAGRVAALVSVSGAVNGSPLAEVMPDLLVRLAETLPFSGCAPGPPGEALASLRPDVRLAWLARHPLPAGVRFYSLPAFAARENTSAALRPFFDILAATDPLNDGLMACRDAIIPGSTLLGYPDADHLAVAMPFDKSRNPLWRTAFNRNAYPRAALAEAVARFVEEDITRNAP; encoded by the coding sequence ATGGCGCGCCCGACCAAGGCAGGCACGCCGCGCCCGGGCGCGGCCAGGCTCCTCTGGGCGTTGGCCTGCGCCCTGTTGGCGGCCGCGCTGCCCGGGTGCGCCAAGCGCCCCTCGGCCCGGCCCGAGTCCATGCCGCCGGCCGTGCTCCTGCCGGCTGCCCAGGCCGGGATCACGGACGGCCGCGCGCGCTTCCGCGAGATATTGACGGCGGTACTGGCCGCGCGGGGCGGCCCGGCCCAGGGGGAAGCCCCCCTGTGGCGGCTGGCCGGGGAGGGCGGCCCCACGGGCCTGCCGGTGAACCTCGAGCTTTCGCGCGCCGGGCTCACCGTGGTCATGGTGCCGGGCCTGATGGCCGAATGCGTGGCCGACGTGGCCCCCCTGTTCGGCGACGCCCTGGCGGGCCTCGAAGCCCAGGGCTACCGCACGGCGGCCATCCGCACCGAGGGCCGCTCCGGCTGCGAGCGCAACGCCGGGATCATCCGCGACGCGCTCCTGGCCCTGCCCGAGGGCACGCGGGCCATCCTGCTGGCCCACTCCAAGGGAGTCCCCGACAGCCTGACCGCCCTGGCCGCCCACCCCGAGCTGGCCGGGCGCGTGGCGGCGCTGGTGAGCGTCTCGGGCGCGGTGAACGGCTCGCCCCTGGCCGAAGTCATGCCGGATCTGCTGGTGCGCCTGGCGGAGACGCTGCCCTTCTCAGGCTGTGCGCCCGGCCCGCCCGGCGAGGCCCTGGCCAGCCTGCGCCCGGACGTGCGCCTGGCCTGGCTGGCGCGGCACCCCTTGCCGGCCGGAGTGCGCTTCTACAGCCTGCCCGCCTTCGCCGCGAGGGAGAACACTTCCGCCGCGCTGCGCCCGTTCTTCGACATCCTCGCCGCCACGGACCCCTTGAACGACGGCCTCATGGCCTGCCGGGACGCAATCATCCCCGGCTCCACCCTGCTGGGCTACCCCGACGCCGACCACCTGGCCGTGGCCATGCCCTTCGACAAGTCCCGCAACCCGCTGTGGCGCACGGCTTTCAACCGCAACGCCTACCCCCGGGCGGCCCTGGCCGAGGCCGTGGCCCGCTTCGTGGAGGAAGACATCACCCGCAACGCGCCTTGA
- a CDS encoding GGDEF domain-containing protein → MQSKSFNGSKTRKPCFEGTCEAMDRLGIPRDSKWRALILFMRSIRDYDIYSDDQKRKMQELVVDVLKKGDLTEERFMTASQRCEEILAAKWREKLERSLADMASAIAHSKEMILKRKGDLQLLEVSTLTQVSSGNNLDEMLESIRGGFQDVIRYMEQDAKDLERLSRTDALTGLANRRAFEEELSQAVERARKGGATLCVLMADVDHFKKFNDEYGHIIGDQALSAVASVIRECQRQLEEEGTTVFASRFGGEEFTVICETKDSSGEESLLLAEMIRKRVEAYNFVIRNLDGGIMHTGVKLTISLGVACLNPAWKDSLPLRLLNAADEALYQAKQTGRNRVVAR, encoded by the coding sequence ATGCAGTCCAAGAGTTTCAACGGGTCCAAAACCCGCAAGCCCTGCTTCGAGGGCACCTGCGAGGCGATGGACCGTCTGGGCATCCCGCGCGACTCCAAATGGCGGGCCCTGATCCTGTTCATGCGCTCAATCCGCGACTACGACATCTATTCTGACGACCAGAAGCGCAAGATGCAGGAGCTGGTGGTGGACGTCCTCAAGAAGGGCGACCTCACCGAAGAACGCTTCATGACCGCCTCCCAGCGCTGCGAGGAGATCCTCGCGGCCAAATGGCGGGAGAAGCTGGAGCGCTCCCTGGCGGACATGGCCTCCGCCATCGCCCACTCCAAGGAGATGATCCTCAAGCGCAAGGGCGACCTGCAACTGCTGGAGGTATCCACCCTCACCCAGGTGAGCAGCGGCAACAACCTCGACGAGATGCTCGAATCCATTCGCGGCGGCTTCCAGGACGTCATCCGCTACATGGAGCAGGACGCCAAGGACCTGGAGCGCCTGAGCCGAACCGACGCGCTCACCGGCCTCGCCAACCGCCGCGCCTTCGAGGAGGAGCTGTCCCAGGCCGTGGAGCGGGCCAGAAAGGGCGGCGCCACGCTGTGCGTGCTCATGGCCGACGTGGACCATTTCAAGAAGTTCAACGACGAATACGGCCACATCATCGGCGACCAGGCCCTCTCGGCAGTGGCCTCGGTCATCCGTGAATGCCAGCGCCAACTTGAGGAGGAGGGCACCACGGTCTTCGCCTCGCGTTTCGGCGGCGAGGAATTCACCGTGATCTGCGAGACAAAGGACTCCAGCGGGGAGGAATCCCTGCTCCTGGCGGAGATGATCCGCAAGCGCGTGGAGGCCTACAACTTCGTCATCCGCAACCTCGACGGCGGCATCATGCACACGGGCGTGAAGCTGACCATCAGCCTGGGCGTGGCCTGCCTCAATCCCGCCTGGAAGGACTCCCTGCCCCTGCGCCTGCTCAACGCCGCCGACGAGGCCCTCTACCAGGCCAAGCAGACGGGGCGGAACAGGGTGGTGGCCCGGTAG
- a CDS encoding LysR family transcriptional regulator, with product MELYHLRTFVAVAEEGNLSRAAERLHLSQPAVSAHVKALEEELGVNLFSRSARGMDVTDCGRRLCATAHEALARTQALVDQARALRGEVVGDVVITRNTDPDFLRLPGMVAQLAANHPEALLHVNCCDSYDVAQTLKAGNVHAGFAYGDFSGDPQLTALPLAMACVRVVGPSAWSERLREATVADLAALPWVWFHERCPFVEMAKGLLKDADCEPRTAAVINDESTIRALVAAGKGLSLLRDDMARSQVLGQELAVWPGGALGIPINLVALTRRMAEPEVKALMGAAARTWGLDDEAWRA from the coding sequence ATGGAACTCTACCACCTGCGCACTTTCGTGGCCGTGGCCGAGGAGGGCAACCTCTCCCGCGCGGCCGAGCGGCTGCACCTCTCCCAGCCCGCGGTCAGCGCCCACGTGAAGGCCCTGGAGGAGGAGCTGGGCGTGAACCTCTTCTCGCGCTCGGCGCGCGGCATGGACGTGACCGACTGCGGCAGGCGGCTGTGCGCCACGGCCCACGAGGCCCTGGCCCGCACCCAGGCGCTGGTGGACCAGGCCCGGGCCCTGCGCGGAGAGGTGGTGGGCGACGTGGTCATCACACGCAACACCGACCCCGACTTCCTGCGCCTGCCGGGCATGGTGGCCCAGCTCGCGGCCAACCACCCCGAGGCGCTGCTGCACGTGAACTGCTGCGACTCCTACGATGTGGCCCAGACCCTCAAAGCAGGGAACGTCCACGCGGGCTTCGCCTACGGCGACTTCTCCGGCGACCCCCAGCTCACCGCCCTGCCCCTGGCCATGGCCTGCGTGCGCGTGGTTGGCCCCTCCGCCTGGAGCGAACGGCTGCGCGAAGCCACTGTGGCCGACCTGGCCGCGTTGCCCTGGGTCTGGTTCCACGAGCGCTGCCCCTTCGTGGAAATGGCCAAGGGCCTGCTCAAGGACGCGGATTGCGAACCCAGGACCGCCGCCGTGATCAACGACGAAAGCACCATCCGCGCCCTGGTGGCCGCGGGAAAGGGCCTCTCCCTACTGCGCGACGACATGGCCCGCTCACAGGTTCTCGGGCAGGAGCTGGCCGTGTGGCCGGGCGGGGCCTTGGGCATCCCCATCAACCTGGTGGCGCTCACCCGGCGCATGGCCGAACCGGAGGTGAAGGCCCTGATGGGAGCCGCCGCGCGGACCTGGGGCCTGGACGACGAGGCCTGGCGCGCATGA
- a CDS encoding VTT domain-containing protein produces the protein MSPADIWETLMHLDGHLLALSRDYGAWAYGLMFLVLFAETGLVVATALPSDTVLFAVGALAARGAAFDVWWTLVLMGLAAFLGDSLNFAIGRLLGRRWLAGHRIPFVSDEALAQAHDYYERHGGVTIIAARFVPVLRSLAPLAGGMVGMGWREFLYYNAVGKLIWTPLYLFGGYFFGQIPWVRDNFSVAIFFALGAPLMGVVARMLYVSVKKGL, from the coding sequence GTGAGCCCCGCCGACATCTGGGAAACGCTCATGCATCTGGACGGGCACCTGCTGGCCCTGTCCCGCGATTACGGGGCCTGGGCCTACGGGCTCATGTTCCTGGTGCTCTTCGCGGAGACGGGGCTGGTGGTGGCCACGGCCCTGCCCTCGGACACGGTGCTCTTCGCCGTGGGGGCGCTGGCGGCCCGGGGCGCGGCCTTCGACGTGTGGTGGACGCTCGTGCTCATGGGGCTGGCCGCCTTCCTGGGGGACAGCCTCAACTTCGCCATCGGGCGGCTCCTGGGCAGGCGCTGGCTGGCCGGGCACCGCATCCCCTTCGTCTCGGACGAGGCCCTGGCCCAGGCCCACGACTACTACGAGCGCCACGGCGGCGTGACCATCATCGCGGCGCGCTTCGTGCCGGTGCTGCGCTCGCTGGCGCCCCTGGCGGGCGGCATGGTGGGCATGGGCTGGCGGGAGTTCCTGTACTACAACGCCGTGGGCAAGCTCATCTGGACCCCGCTCTACCTGTTCGGGGGCTACTTCTTCGGCCAGATCCCCTGGGTGCGGGACAACTTCTCCGTGGCCATCTTCTTCGCCCTGGGCGCTCCGCTCATGGGCGTGGTGGCGCGGATGCTCTACGTGAGCGTCAAGAAAGGTCTTTGA
- the ftsH gene encoding ATP-dependent zinc metalloprotease FtsH has product MEQKHHFTIWYVIAAFWALIIVQDYYVRSYGPKTMDYSEFLKELKNGNIVEVAIGQGSIQGKMKVVTDGQPTEQRFVALRVDPELSDELSKYNVTFRGQVESTFLRDILSWVLPAVIFFAIWMFVMRRFNPGDQLLGVGRSKAKIVAESDLTTTFADVAGCDEAKEELKEIVDFLTEPGRFQNLGGRMPKGVLLVGPPGTGKTLLARAVAGEAHVPFFSISGSEFVELFVGMGASRVRELFTQAREKAPCIIFIDELDAIGKARGVGGFGGHDEREQTLNQLLVEMDGFDPRVGVVIMSATNRPETLDPALLRAGRFDRQVLVDKPDLKGRLEILEVHARNVKLAPSVDLKVLAQKTPGFSGADLANIINEGALLAARRRKDAVDMEDLSEAVDRVIAGLEKKNRVINPKEKKIVAYHETGHALVAAFTPGTDPVSKISIIPRGLGALGYTQQLPTEDRYLMTRQELLGRIDVLLGGRVAEEKIFDEISTGAHNDLQRATDIARAMVAEYGMGKTLGLSTYPRGARPMFLSPEQAPLVGKEYSEATAASLDAEVKALLDEAKGRVRTLLDAHGKDLETVAQELLKLEVIDAERFGELIGKPMHAAPKASAGEETTDAEPRREGSAE; this is encoded by the coding sequence ATGGAACAAAAGCACCACTTCACCATCTGGTACGTCATCGCGGCCTTCTGGGCCCTCATCATCGTGCAGGACTACTACGTCCGGTCCTATGGCCCCAAGACCATGGACTATTCCGAGTTCCTCAAGGAGCTCAAGAACGGCAACATCGTCGAGGTGGCCATCGGCCAGGGCTCCATCCAGGGAAAGATGAAGGTCGTAACCGACGGCCAGCCCACTGAGCAGCGCTTCGTGGCCCTGCGCGTGGACCCCGAACTTTCCGACGAGCTCTCCAAGTACAATGTGACCTTCCGGGGCCAGGTCGAGTCCACCTTCCTGCGCGACATCCTGAGCTGGGTGCTGCCCGCGGTGATCTTCTTCGCCATATGGATGTTCGTCATGCGCCGCTTCAACCCCGGCGACCAGCTGCTGGGCGTGGGGCGCAGCAAGGCCAAGATCGTGGCCGAGTCGGACCTGACCACCACCTTCGCCGACGTGGCCGGGTGCGACGAGGCCAAGGAGGAGCTCAAAGAGATCGTGGACTTCCTCACCGAGCCCGGGCGCTTCCAGAACCTGGGCGGGCGCATGCCCAAGGGCGTGCTCCTGGTGGGGCCGCCGGGCACGGGCAAGACCCTGCTGGCCCGCGCCGTGGCTGGCGAGGCCCACGTGCCGTTCTTCTCCATCTCCGGCTCGGAGTTCGTGGAGCTGTTCGTGGGCATGGGCGCCTCCCGCGTGCGCGAACTGTTCACTCAGGCGCGCGAGAAGGCCCCCTGCATCATCTTCATCGACGAGCTGGACGCCATCGGCAAGGCGCGCGGCGTGGGCGGCTTCGGCGGGCACGACGAGCGCGAGCAGACGCTCAACCAGCTCCTGGTGGAGATGGACGGCTTCGACCCTCGCGTGGGCGTGGTGATCATGTCCGCCACCAACCGCCCCGAAACCCTGGACCCGGCCCTGCTGCGCGCCGGGCGCTTCGACCGCCAGGTGCTGGTGGACAAGCCCGACCTCAAGGGCCGCCTGGAGATTCTTGAGGTCCACGCCCGCAACGTGAAGCTGGCCCCGTCGGTTGACCTCAAGGTGCTGGCCCAGAAGACCCCCGGCTTCTCCGGGGCGGACCTGGCCAACATCATCAACGAGGGCGCGCTGCTTGCCGCCCGGCGCCGCAAGGACGCCGTGGACATGGAGGACCTCTCCGAGGCCGTGGACCGCGTGATCGCCGGGCTGGAGAAGAAGAACCGGGTCATCAACCCCAAGGAAAAGAAGATCGTGGCCTACCACGAGACCGGGCACGCCTTGGTGGCCGCCTTCACCCCCGGCACGGACCCGGTGAGCAAGATATCCATCATCCCGCGCGGCCTGGGGGCCCTGGGCTACACCCAGCAGCTCCCCACGGAGGACCGCTACCTCATGACCCGCCAGGAACTGCTGGGGCGCATCGACGTGCTGCTGGGCGGGCGCGTGGCCGAGGAGAAGATCTTCGACGAGATCTCCACCGGCGCCCACAACGACCTGCAGCGCGCCACGGATATCGCGCGGGCCATGGTGGCCGAGTACGGCATGGGCAAGACCCTGGGCCTCTCCACCTACCCCCGGGGCGCGAGGCCAATGTTCCTGAGCCCGGAGCAGGCGCCCCTTGTAGGCAAGGAGTACAGCGAGGCCACGGCGGCCAGCCTGGATGCGGAGGTCAAGGCCCTGCTCGACGAGGCCAAGGGCCGCGTGCGCACCCTGCTGGACGCCCACGGCAAGGACCTGGAGACCGTGGCCCAGGAGCTTCTGAAGCTGGAGGTCATCGACGCGGAGCGCTTCGGCGAGCTCATCGGCAAGCCCATGCACGCCGCCCCGAAGGCTTCCGCCGGTGAGGAGACGACCGACGCCGAGCCCCGGCGGGAGGGCTCCGCCGAGTGA
- a CDS encoding FAD-dependent oxidoreductase gives MPASRVLCASGDTPLLSWKEARKGQTWQDSLLPSAWTLDPSDALLRLRASGLRDSRQPCLPVYLAWAAQNAGSGLLVVDASEAFAGDQLPLHLLQNFSFALVEGLVTASALLGRTKAVLLVSPGREAMGLALEEWLANSRSMDAAVPAISVEVRPHTREPERPPLAVNPGELRLSLETWCRLPLAFEAAENFRQARCLFAGGAFRELALGADVRALLDGGKGGSDGALVLDGGLGGFAAPGQPLRLDPELLRAQGLDPGLDSVDVLAPGQCPVDITRQALYAHWRQAAVRDGHPRRGLLARAARLATELALGRGDREQLADLNLSAGLLEEAGLSAAGTLATSLKVFAGEWLEHAGGECATGACRRRRVAPCQERCPAGIDIPNFLSLTGRGEHGAAVSIMVQDNPLPYACGLVCPAPCEKVCLRGKVDKPIHIRAMKAVSAKAAMAQSGGYPPVCSPRPASGKKVAVIGGGPAGLACASYLARLGHGAAIFEAMPALGGMMRYGIPEYRLPKAILDSEIATVTGLGVEVTTGKALGRDFTLDDLAAQGFDAAFLGLGAWSSRALGLEGEALLTGVVSGTQFLVELGLGHKPSVGERVIVVGGGNTAMDCARTAVRLGAKEVRVVYRRSRTEMPAAAEEVEEAEHEGVHFTFLAAPTRLVGKGGRLTGMEVVTMALGEPDASGRRRPEPKPGSERVIACDMIISAIGQFCDESFTKGADGTLGEVCLTKWRTIQINPATMATDRSGVFAGGDAAQGPATVVEAIRDGKRAAYAIDAHLRGQSFDPAQVEPRPRWERELLCSPHGCGWSEHARPEIPMVPVSGRSLNFDQVELGLSQEMAENEARRCLRCDVCIGCGLCQLVCSEAGGDALRFKEVDGRLVFEDFDRPTDKCVGCGACTRICPTGAMRLVLEKGETSISFTGHAISELPTPTCPECGKPLPAEQYLEQLRQRMGDKLASSAGMEQQLCPECSHKRRGMSFVRNMLR, from the coding sequence ATGCCCGCTTCCAGAGTTCTCTGCGCATCCGGCGATACACCGCTCCTGAGTTGGAAAGAGGCCCGCAAGGGCCAGACCTGGCAGGATTCGCTCCTGCCCTCCGCCTGGACCCTGGACCCGAGCGACGCCCTGCTGCGCCTGCGCGCCTCGGGCCTGCGCGACTCCAGACAGCCCTGCCTCCCGGTCTACCTGGCCTGGGCCGCCCAGAACGCAGGCTCCGGCCTGCTGGTGGTGGACGCCTCCGAAGCCTTCGCGGGCGACCAGCTCCCCCTGCACCTGCTCCAGAATTTCTCTTTCGCCCTGGTCGAGGGCCTGGTCACCGCAAGCGCCCTGCTCGGGCGGACCAAGGCGGTGCTGCTGGTGTCTCCCGGCCGCGAGGCCATGGGCCTGGCCCTCGAGGAGTGGCTGGCCAACTCCAGGAGCATGGACGCGGCCGTGCCCGCCATCTCGGTGGAGGTGCGCCCCCACACCCGCGAGCCCGAACGGCCCCCCCTGGCCGTGAACCCCGGGGAGCTGCGCCTCTCCCTGGAGACATGGTGCCGCCTGCCCCTGGCCTTCGAGGCCGCCGAGAACTTCAGGCAGGCCCGGTGCCTGTTCGCCGGTGGAGCCTTCCGGGAGCTTGCTTTGGGTGCGGACGTGCGCGCGCTGCTGGACGGCGGCAAGGGCGGGTCCGATGGGGCTCTCGTGCTGGACGGCGGCCTGGGCGGATTCGCCGCCCCGGGCCAGCCCCTGCGCCTGGACCCCGAACTGCTGCGCGCCCAGGGGCTCGACCCCGGCCTGGACTCCGTGGACGTGCTCGCCCCCGGGCAGTGCCCGGTGGACATCACGCGCCAGGCCCTCTACGCCCACTGGCGGCAGGCCGCCGTGCGCGACGGGCATCCCCGGCGGGGCCTGCTGGCCCGCGCCGCGCGTCTGGCCACTGAGCTGGCCCTGGGCCGCGGCGACAGGGAGCAGCTGGCCGACCTGAACCTCTCGGCCGGTCTCCTTGAAGAGGCCGGACTGTCGGCTGCGGGCACGCTGGCCACCTCCCTGAAGGTCTTCGCCGGGGAGTGGCTGGAGCACGCCGGAGGCGAGTGCGCCACCGGGGCCTGCCGCCGCCGCAGGGTGGCCCCCTGCCAGGAGCGCTGCCCCGCGGGCATCGACATCCCCAATTTCCTCTCCCTCACCGGGCGCGGGGAGCACGGCGCGGCCGTCTCCATCATGGTGCAGGACAACCCCCTCCCCTACGCCTGCGGCCTGGTCTGCCCAGCCCCATGCGAGAAGGTCTGCCTGCGCGGCAAGGTGGACAAGCCCATCCACATCCGGGCCATGAAGGCCGTGTCCGCCAAGGCGGCCATGGCGCAGTCCGGCGGCTATCCCCCGGTGTGCAGCCCCCGCCCGGCCTCGGGCAAGAAGGTCGCCGTGATCGGGGGCGGCCCCGCGGGCCTGGCCTGCGCCTCATACCTGGCGCGTCTGGGCCACGGTGCGGCCATATTCGAGGCCATGCCCGCCCTGGGCGGCATGATGCGCTACGGCATCCCCGAATACCGGCTGCCCAAGGCCATCCTGGACAGCGAGATCGCCACCGTGACCGGCCTCGGGGTGGAGGTGACCACCGGCAAGGCCCTCGGGCGCGACTTCACCCTGGACGACCTGGCCGCCCAGGGCTTCGACGCGGCCTTCCTGGGCCTCGGGGCCTGGTCCAGCCGGGCGCTGGGGCTGGAGGGCGAGGCCCTGCTGACGGGCGTGGTCTCGGGCACGCAGTTCCTGGTGGAGCTGGGCCTGGGGCATAAGCCATCCGTGGGCGAACGGGTGATCGTGGTGGGCGGCGGCAACACCGCCATGGACTGCGCGCGCACGGCCGTGCGCCTGGGCGCGAAGGAAGTCCGCGTGGTGTACCGGCGCTCCCGCACGGAGATGCCCGCCGCCGCCGAGGAGGTGGAGGAGGCCGAGCACGAGGGCGTGCACTTCACCTTCCTGGCCGCGCCCACACGCCTGGTTGGCAAGGGCGGGCGGCTCACCGGCATGGAGGTGGTGACCATGGCCCTGGGCGAGCCCGACGCCTCCGGGCGGCGCAGGCCCGAGCCCAAGCCCGGCTCGGAGCGGGTCATCGCCTGCGACATGATCATCTCGGCCATCGGCCAATTCTGCGACGAGTCCTTCACCAAGGGCGCGGACGGCACCCTGGGCGAGGTCTGCCTGACCAAGTGGCGCACCATCCAGATCAACCCGGCCACCATGGCCACGGACCGCTCCGGCGTGTTCGCCGGCGGCGACGCGGCCCAGGGCCCGGCCACCGTGGTGGAGGCCATCCGCGACGGCAAGCGCGCGGCCTACGCCATCGACGCCCACCTGCGCGGCCAGAGCTTCGATCCCGCCCAGGTGGAGCCGCGCCCCCGCTGGGAGCGCGAGCTGCTCTGCTCGCCCCACGGCTGCGGCTGGAGCGAGCACGCCCGGCCCGAGATCCCCATGGTTCCCGTGTCGGGGCGCAGCCTGAACTTCGACCAGGTGGAGCTGGGCCTGAGCCAGGAGATGGCCGAGAACGAGGCCCGGCGCTGCCTGCGCTGCGACGTGTGCATCGGCTGCGGCCTGTGCCAGCTGGTGTGCTCCGAGGCGGGGGGCGACGCCCTGCGCTTCAAGGAGGTCGACGGCCGCCTGGTGTTCGAGGATTTCGACCGCCCCACCGACAAATGCGTGGGCTGCGGCGCGTGCACGCGCATCTGCCCCACCGGGGCCATGCGCCTGGTGCTGGAGAAGGGGGAGACGTCCATCTCCTTCACCGGGCACGCCATCAGCGAGCTGCCCACGCCCACCTGCCCCGAGTGCGGCAAGCCGCTCCCGGCGGAACAGTACCTGGAGCAGCTGCGCCAGCGCATGGGCGACAAGCTGGCCTCCTCGGCGGGCATGGAGCAGCAGCTCTGCCCAGAGTGCTCCCACAAGCGCAGGGGCATGAGCTTCGTGCGGAACATGCTGCGCTGA
- a CDS encoding PLP-dependent aminotransferase family protein — translation MNSDAYLYETVRVSLLEMIASGALGPGDKAPSLRRLASAMRVSLSTASQAYARLESEGVLEARPKSGFFIRGAKSSLPIPDTGVSSGPDPSAPPAPLNRAELIRTVLANMSRRDTLPLGVARTAETLLPLNQLNRILGQVLRDEGERVGFYGSVEGHEPLRRQIALRMMEAGAECGVADTMITAGAMEALHIALRCVARAGDTVVIATPSYYCFLHMLENMGLRVVEVPSRPDGGVRPADIAQAVDRFRVAACVLTPNFNNPDGALMPEEAKAEVVSLLAARGVPLIEDDVYGDMHFGPERPKCCKAFDREGMVLHCSSFSKTISPGYRVGWLLPGRFMNKALEIKATINVSTATPTQMAVAEYLRSGHYHRHLKRLRPAVKAHMEAMYALVGRHFPQGTRATRPQGGSVMWLELPGQVDTVAFMNRALEHGITVAPGAIFSSQDRFGDCLRISYCIPDAARVEAAVALLGSLAKDMIA, via the coding sequence ATGAACTCCGACGCCTACCTCTACGAGACCGTGCGCGTAAGCCTGCTGGAGATGATCGCCTCCGGGGCGCTTGGCCCCGGGGACAAGGCCCCCTCCCTGCGCCGCCTGGCCTCGGCCATGCGCGTGAGCCTCTCCACCGCCTCCCAGGCCTACGCCCGGCTGGAGAGCGAGGGCGTGCTGGAGGCCAGGCCCAAGTCCGGCTTCTTCATCCGGGGCGCAAAGTCCAGCCTGCCCATCCCCGATACGGGCGTGAGCTCCGGCCCGGACCCGTCCGCCCCGCCCGCGCCGCTCAACCGCGCGGAGCTCATCCGCACGGTGCTCGCCAACATGTCCCGCCGCGACACCCTGCCCCTGGGCGTGGCCCGCACCGCCGAGACCCTGCTGCCCCTGAACCAGCTCAACCGCATCCTGGGCCAGGTGCTGCGCGACGAGGGCGAGCGCGTGGGCTTCTACGGCTCGGTGGAGGGCCACGAGCCCCTGCGCCGCCAGATCGCCCTGCGCATGATGGAGGCCGGGGCCGAGTGCGGCGTGGCCGACACCATGATCACGGCCGGGGCCATGGAGGCCCTGCACATCGCGCTGCGCTGCGTGGCCCGCGCCGGGGACACGGTGGTCATCGCCACGCCCAGCTACTACTGCTTCCTGCACATGCTGGAGAACATGGGCCTGCGCGTGGTGGAGGTGCCCTCCCGCCCGGACGGGGGCGTGCGCCCTGCCGACATCGCCCAGGCCGTGGACCGCTTCCGGGTGGCCGCCTGCGTGCTCACGCCCAATTTCAACAATCCCGACGGCGCGCTCATGCCCGAGGAGGCCAAGGCCGAGGTGGTCTCCCTGCTGGCGGCGCGGGGCGTGCCGCTCATCGAGGACGACGTCTACGGCGACATGCACTTCGGCCCCGAGCGCCCCAAGTGTTGCAAGGCCTTCGACCGGGAGGGGATGGTGCTGCACTGCTCCTCCTTCTCCAAGACCATCTCGCCTGGCTACCGCGTGGGCTGGCTGCTGCCCGGGCGCTTCATGAACAAGGCGCTGGAGATCAAGGCCACCATCAACGTCTCCACCGCCACGCCCACCCAGATGGCCGTGGCAGAATACCTGCGCTCCGGGCACTACCACCGCCATCTCAAGCGCTTGCGTCCGGCGGTGAAGGCCCATATGGAGGCCATGTACGCCCTGGTGGGCCGCCACTTCCCCCAGGGGACCCGCGCCACGCGGCCGCAGGGCGGCTCCGTGATGTGGCTGGAGCTGCCCGGCCAGGTGGACACCGTGGCCTTCATGAACAGGGCCCTGGAGCACGGCATCACCGTGGCCCCGGGGGCAATCTTCTCCTCCCAGGACCGCTTCGGGGACTGCCTGCGCATCAGCTACTGCATCCCCGACGCCGCCCGCGTGGAGGCGGCCGTGGCCCTGCTCGGATCCCTGGCAAAGGATATGATCGCCTGA